One genomic segment of Microbacterium maritypicum includes these proteins:
- a CDS encoding VOC family protein, whose amino-acid sequence MAAFTADNAFSGFSVDDIDAAEEFYGTALGLDVERNAMGFLDLRLPSGGSILVYSKPNHTPASFTILNFPVADVDAAVDELIARGVETKIYSDEEFPSDERGIVRGNGRGPDIAWFRDPAGNVLAVMQA is encoded by the coding sequence ATGGCGGCCTTCACAGCGGACAACGCATTCAGCGGATTCAGCGTCGACGACATCGACGCGGCGGAAGAGTTCTACGGCACGGCCCTCGGGCTCGATGTCGAGCGCAACGCGATGGGCTTCCTCGATCTGCGGCTGCCGAGCGGCGGGTCGATCCTCGTCTACTCGAAGCCGAACCACACGCCGGCGAGCTTCACGATCCTGAACTTCCCGGTGGCGGATGTCGATGCCGCGGTCGACGAGCTCATCGCCCGGGGTGTGGAGACCAAGATCTACAGCGACGAGGAGTTCCCCTCCGATGAGCGCGGTATCGTCCGCGGCAACGGTCGCGGCCCGGACATCGCGTGGTTCCGCGACCCGGCCGGCAATGTGCTCGCTGTCATGCAGGCCTGA
- a CDS encoding FecCD family ABC transporter permease: MSASTATLAERRERRIRFPRRRGGERRRARSGGRRMLPVGPTVTIIAVLAVLVLVLSAATGPVAVSPLDAAKIVIGHLIPGMPWMSDGTLTPLQDQAVWQFRVPRSLLAALSGAGLALAGAMMQAVVRNPLAEPYILGVSSGASVGAVLVIVSGGATFLGLTMSGAAFVGAMVACILVAMLARIRGELSPTRMILAGVALGALLSAVTSYLTLTTDAQNVVSVMFFLLGSVSAADMSSLLIPAVALAIACIAVFGLSRSMNALLSGDESAMAVGVRTTRLRGLLLVLASLLTGAIVAVSGGIGFVGLVVPHMARLLVGSDHRRMLPITVLGGALFLMVADLLARTVAMPTEIPLGILTAFVGAPFFLWLMRSGGERAGFDR; encoded by the coding sequence ATGAGCGCATCGACCGCCACCCTCGCCGAACGGCGCGAACGGCGCATCCGCTTCCCCCGGCGCCGAGGCGGCGAGCGCCGCCGGGCCCGGAGCGGAGGCCGCCGGATGCTGCCGGTCGGTCCCACCGTGACGATCATCGCCGTGCTCGCCGTGCTCGTCCTCGTGCTCTCCGCTGCCACCGGACCCGTCGCCGTCTCCCCCCTCGACGCCGCGAAGATCGTGATCGGCCATCTGATCCCCGGCATGCCCTGGATGTCCGATGGCACGCTCACGCCGTTGCAGGACCAGGCCGTGTGGCAGTTCCGGGTGCCGCGATCGCTCCTGGCCGCACTCTCGGGCGCAGGGCTCGCTCTCGCCGGGGCGATGATGCAGGCAGTCGTGCGCAACCCGCTCGCCGAGCCGTACATCCTCGGCGTCTCGTCCGGGGCGAGTGTCGGCGCTGTACTGGTGATCGTCTCGGGCGGGGCCACGTTCCTCGGCCTCACGATGAGCGGGGCGGCTTTCGTGGGCGCGATGGTCGCCTGCATCCTCGTCGCCATGCTCGCGCGCATCCGCGGAGAGCTGTCGCCGACCAGGATGATCCTCGCCGGTGTCGCACTCGGCGCCCTGCTGAGTGCCGTGACCAGCTACCTCACGCTCACCACCGACGCCCAGAACGTCGTCAGCGTGATGTTCTTCCTCCTCGGCAGCGTGTCGGCCGCCGACATGTCGTCGCTGCTGATCCCCGCGGTCGCGCTCGCGATCGCCTGCATCGCCGTGTTCGGGCTCTCGCGATCGATGAACGCGCTGCTCTCCGGCGACGAGTCGGCAATGGCTGTGGGCGTGCGCACGACCAGGCTGCGCGGTCTGCTGCTCGTGCTCGCCTCGCTCCTGACCGGTGCGATCGTCGCCGTGAGCGGCGGCATCGGCTTCGTCGGCCTCGTCGTGCCGCACATGGCCCGGCTCCTGGTCGGCTCGGATCATCGGCGGATGCTGCCGATCACGGTCCTCGGCGGTGCGCTGTTCCTCATGGTCGCCGATCTGCTCGCCCGCACGGTCGCGATGCCGACCGAGATCCCCCTCGGGATCCTCACCGCGTTCGTCGGGGCTCCGTTCTTCCTGTGGTTGATGCGCAGCGGCGGCGAGCGGGCGGGGTTCGACCGATGA
- a CDS encoding acyltransferase family protein has translation MTASSASRVGWPDVAKGICIILVVLWHAVTKHAIDVAGAGPVTDAWAMLNAQLLPLRIPLFFLVSGMFAARAVLADDGNSWRRRAARLSLLYVVWVLIQTFVLALAPDFDTARATDGWELLAQLTISPTNLWYLLALAVYLAIGRLTRALPTAVVLSVAFVVAAVAGAGVSPDLGNLWQLVQNLFFFLVGLRLRAVVERFAKSVGVWRTLALAAVYVAALAVVAGLAIRLLPGVWPALALIAVAFGVSLSVLLDRRMGVIARPLRWIGQRTLPIYVLHMMPLALIDAGLDAAGGRTTPVLEAIGPIVLTAAVIVICLGVHALLMRCGLGVLFDPLQATDRLVPRLRR, from the coding sequence GTGACGGCGTCTTCCGCCTCTCGCGTCGGATGGCCAGATGTCGCGAAAGGCATCTGCATCATCCTGGTGGTGCTCTGGCATGCGGTGACCAAGCATGCGATCGATGTGGCGGGTGCCGGTCCCGTGACCGACGCCTGGGCGATGCTGAACGCCCAGCTGCTGCCGTTGCGGATCCCGCTGTTCTTCCTGGTCTCCGGGATGTTCGCCGCACGGGCCGTGCTCGCCGACGACGGGAACTCCTGGCGACGGCGGGCGGCGCGGCTCTCGCTGCTCTATGTCGTCTGGGTGCTCATCCAGACGTTCGTGCTCGCCCTGGCGCCCGACTTCGACACAGCGCGGGCGACCGACGGGTGGGAGCTGCTCGCGCAGCTGACCATCAGCCCGACGAACCTCTGGTATCTGCTCGCGCTCGCCGTATACCTGGCGATCGGTCGACTGACCCGCGCCCTGCCGACCGCCGTGGTGCTGTCGGTCGCCTTCGTGGTCGCGGCGGTCGCCGGGGCCGGAGTCAGCCCCGATCTCGGCAACCTGTGGCAGCTGGTACAGAACCTGTTCTTCTTCCTCGTGGGGCTGCGGCTGCGTGCGGTCGTCGAACGCTTCGCGAAGAGCGTCGGGGTGTGGCGCACGCTCGCGCTCGCGGCCGTGTACGTCGCGGCGCTGGCGGTCGTGGCAGGCCTCGCCATTCGCCTGCTGCCGGGAGTGTGGCCCGCGCTCGCGCTGATCGCGGTGGCGTTCGGGGTGTCGCTCAGCGTGCTCCTCGATCGGCGGATGGGAGTGATCGCGCGACCGTTGCGCTGGATCGGGCAGCGCACCCTGCCGATCTACGTGCTGCACATGATGCCGCTCGCGCTCATCGATGCGGGGCTGGATGCTGCGGGAGGGAGGACGACGCCGGTGCTCGAAGCCATCGGCCCCATCGTGCTGACGGCGGCCGTGATCGTGATCTGTCTGGGCGTGCATGCGCTGCTGATGCGCTGCGGGCTCGGGGTGCTGTTCGACCCCTTGCAGGCGACCGACCGCCTGGTGCCGCGACTGCGCCGATGA
- a CDS encoding type II toxin-antitoxin system RelE family toxin, with translation MTTYRVEFTTAAAKELRKLDAQIRRRVLSGIAELEREPRPHGVRKLSGYDNAWRVRIGDYRVLYEVIDDQVLVTVVRVAHRRDVYEI, from the coding sequence GTGACCACCTATCGGGTGGAGTTCACCACAGCGGCCGCCAAAGAGCTACGCAAACTCGATGCGCAGATCCGTCGACGGGTGCTCTCCGGGATCGCCGAACTCGAGCGCGAACCCCGCCCCCATGGAGTCCGCAAACTCTCCGGCTATGACAACGCGTGGCGGGTGCGCATCGGCGACTACCGCGTTCTCTACGAAGTGATCGACGACCAGGTGCTCGTGACCGTGGTGCGGGTCGCTCACCGCCGAGACGTATACGAGATCTGA
- a CDS encoding prolyl oligopeptidase family serine peptidase: MSAHRSLFDDALARAERHGRPGLPVGGFTLGRADDRSRRGIHRVDGTTVIEPDGHLHRIFPSPDRRLVAVEWAPSADENAVFGIVDVAAGTLRLHPDIRLRYDTVVWAADSRSLDVVASRDRRLVTLDLETDTRRAVPLESEARLRLFPGGKSGLCALSSGSRGTTLTDRATGTLLGRWPALLRAAPLDAGVLVWHDGGLDAVANDGAGVDGDAKHGLLWRWSDPDAQIVDVAAHGDRVVVLAVADGRSVLVDLVDGVEIERSEADSASTDTLTTTAIGFDDGVLHLGVEGPLTPPRIVERTKENATIAPPPAETLGATVRHDLPADDGATLTVHVTAPPGAEGPLPLILTCYGGFGVPHLPLFEPTVPAWVAFGGAYASAQLRGGGERGRAWREAGSGARKHRTIADLADVARGLIAAGITRPDLLVLAGASLGGVIAAGCAIEHPELCAGFVTTAAPLDLLALDDHPLGARWRAEFGDDGTPGSRARLRTLSPLAQAEALPVGTPIPSYLGVVLGEDTRVLARDTHRMVEALQQAGGSARLWTAAGAGHGANESAALHALGLTVLDFAAEVTTTMPSDAPRGASL; this comes from the coding sequence ATGAGCGCGCACCGATCCCTGTTCGACGACGCCCTCGCGCGCGCCGAGCGCCACGGCCGTCCGGGCCTGCCGGTCGGCGGCTTCACGCTGGGCAGAGCGGACGACCGCTCCCGCCGCGGCATCCACCGCGTCGACGGCACGACCGTGATCGAGCCCGACGGCCACCTGCACCGGATCTTCCCCTCCCCCGACCGCCGACTCGTCGCCGTCGAGTGGGCACCCTCCGCCGACGAGAACGCCGTGTTCGGCATCGTCGACGTCGCCGCCGGCACGCTGCGCCTGCATCCCGACATCCGCCTGCGCTACGACACCGTGGTGTGGGCAGCGGACTCACGGAGCCTCGACGTCGTCGCGAGCCGCGACCGGAGGCTCGTGACCCTCGACCTCGAGACGGATACGCGACGGGCTGTCCCCCTCGAGTCCGAGGCGCGACTGCGGCTGTTCCCGGGCGGGAAGAGCGGACTGTGCGCCCTGAGCTCGGGCTCCCGAGGCACGACGCTGACCGACCGGGCCACCGGGACCCTTCTGGGACGGTGGCCCGCGCTCCTGCGCGCCGCACCGCTCGACGCCGGCGTGCTGGTGTGGCACGACGGCGGGCTCGATGCCGTGGCGAACGACGGTGCAGGCGTCGACGGCGACGCGAAGCACGGCCTGCTCTGGCGCTGGAGCGATCCCGACGCGCAGATCGTCGATGTCGCAGCGCACGGGGACCGTGTCGTCGTGCTCGCCGTCGCCGACGGGCGCAGCGTGCTCGTCGACCTGGTCGACGGCGTCGAGATCGAACGCTCCGAAGCGGACTCGGCCAGCACCGACACCCTCACGACGACGGCGATCGGGTTCGACGACGGTGTGCTGCACCTGGGCGTCGAAGGGCCGCTCACCCCACCGCGGATCGTCGAGCGCACGAAGGAGAACGCCACGATCGCTCCCCCTCCCGCAGAGACCCTCGGCGCCACCGTGCGCCACGATCTGCCCGCCGACGACGGCGCGACCCTGACCGTCCACGTGACCGCTCCGCCGGGCGCAGAGGGCCCGCTGCCGCTGATCCTGACCTGCTACGGCGGCTTCGGCGTGCCCCATCTCCCGCTCTTCGAACCCACCGTGCCCGCATGGGTCGCCTTCGGCGGCGCCTACGCCTCCGCGCAGCTCCGCGGTGGCGGCGAGCGCGGAAGGGCCTGGCGCGAAGCGGGCAGCGGCGCCCGCAAGCATCGCACGATCGCCGACCTCGCCGACGTCGCACGCGGACTCATCGCGGCCGGGATCACCCGCCCCGATCTCCTCGTCCTCGCCGGGGCCTCCCTGGGCGGGGTCATCGCGGCCGGGTGCGCGATCGAGCACCCGGAGCTGTGCGCGGGCTTCGTGACCACCGCCGCTCCCCTCGACCTGCTCGCCCTGGACGATCATCCCCTCGGGGCGCGCTGGCGAGCCGAGTTCGGCGATGACGGCACCCCGGGATCACGCGCTCGCCTCCGCACCCTCTCTCCCCTCGCTCAGGCCGAAGCACTCCCGGTCGGGACTCCGATCCCCTCCTACCTCGGTGTCGTGCTCGGTGAGGACACCCGGGTGCTTGCCCGAGACACGCACCGGATGGTCGAGGCGCTGCAGCAGGCGGGCGGCTCGGCCCGCCTCTGGACGGCCGCCGGAGCAGGGCACGGCGCGAACGAATCCGCTGCCCTGCACGCGCTCGGTCTCACCGTGCTGGACTTCGCGGCCGAAGTCACGACCACCATGCCTTCCGACGCCCCGAGGGGAGCCTCCCTATGA
- a CDS encoding ABC transporter ATP-binding protein: MSVLFDDVSVARGGRTVLHGVDLEVGTGRIVGLLGPNGSGKSTLLRALFTGQRPHAGRVLIDGADVSQLAPRTLARTVSVMLQDSPSEFDLTVRETVLVGRSPHRPPFSRDTAEDQRIVDEALRTADVHDLGDRLVRRLSGGQRQRVMLARALAQSGEILVLDEPTNHLDIAHQLDLMRVVSGLGTTVIAALHDLNIAAAFCDDVAVLDEGRLVAFGPPDTVLTPALVDEVFHVTARVAIEVDTGARAMTFHPRQSAG, translated from the coding sequence ATGAGCGTGCTGTTCGACGACGTGAGCGTCGCACGCGGCGGTCGCACCGTGCTGCACGGCGTCGACCTCGAGGTCGGCACCGGGCGCATCGTGGGACTCCTCGGCCCCAACGGCAGCGGCAAGTCCACGCTCCTGCGCGCGCTCTTCACGGGTCAGCGTCCGCACGCCGGACGCGTGCTGATCGACGGTGCCGACGTGTCGCAGCTGGCCCCGCGCACACTCGCGCGCACCGTGTCTGTCATGCTGCAGGACTCCCCGTCCGAGTTCGATCTGACCGTGCGGGAGACCGTGCTCGTGGGCCGTTCGCCGCATCGTCCGCCCTTCAGCCGGGACACCGCGGAGGATCAGCGCATCGTCGACGAGGCCCTGCGCACCGCCGACGTGCACGACCTCGGCGACCGCCTGGTGCGACGGCTCTCGGGTGGTCAGCGCCAGCGGGTGATGCTCGCCCGTGCGCTCGCGCAGAGCGGCGAGATCCTCGTGCTGGACGAACCGACCAACCACCTCGACATCGCGCACCAGCTCGACCTGATGCGCGTCGTGAGCGGACTTGGCACGACCGTGATCGCGGCCCTGCACGACCTCAACATCGCCGCGGCGTTCTGCGACGACGTCGCCGTGCTCGACGAGGGCAGGCTCGTCGCCTTCGGTCCGCCCGACACCGTGCTCACCCCCGCGCTCGTCGACGAGGTCTTCCACGTCACCGCCCGCGTTGCCATCGAGGTCGACACCGGGGCGCGGGCGATGACGTTCCATCCGCGACAGTCCGCCGGCTGA
- a CDS encoding type II toxin-antitoxin system prevent-host-death family antitoxin: protein MNTISRSVPSKDLRDSLADVLGGVAYGSERVGVTRHGKLTAVVISVADLELLEELEAARDAAEFAAAKAADDGQRVSLDELLTEVA, encoded by the coding sequence ATGAACACGATCAGCCGCAGCGTCCCGTCGAAGGATCTTCGCGACAGCTTGGCCGACGTCCTCGGTGGAGTCGCCTATGGTTCCGAGCGTGTGGGCGTCACTCGCCACGGGAAGCTCACGGCCGTCGTGATCAGCGTGGCTGACCTGGAACTTCTCGAAGAGCTCGAGGCCGCGCGCGATGCGGCCGAGTTCGCGGCGGCCAAGGCTGCAGACGATGGACAGCGTGTGTCGCTCGATGAGCTCCTCACCGAAGTTGCGTGA
- a CDS encoding ABC transporter substrate-binding protein — MTPRTRTTRLLAAVTVGLGAIALTGCGGGVSAGSAPDSAGEAITIENCGRTVEIPTTPTAVVGLHPSQTELLLRLGLADSLVGQAQATAQKLPADVAGLAADVPVIGGDAPPSREELLAVEPDFVYSPTTYEFTAEQGFASIRQLADAGVAAYTATGGCFDRRMEGTVDDLFIDLDNLGAIFHVEKEANDLIASSQAELATVDTAIEGQDRPRVAQIFVEGTTLTAIGAGIEYDILQRAGADNVFTPDDPAFADFFAAEITPESLAAEAPDALVFAVTDSAHEAAVRSYLAATFPDMPAVRDGRLIAVPSTDLFPGTLGNVSAVRLIAEELYPDAVFD; from the coding sequence ATGACACCCCGCACCCGAACCACCCGTCTGCTCGCCGCCGTCACCGTCGGACTGGGCGCGATCGCCCTCACCGGATGCGGCGGCGGCGTCTCCGCCGGATCCGCACCCGACTCCGCCGGCGAGGCGATCACGATCGAGAACTGCGGCCGCACGGTCGAGATCCCGACCACGCCGACCGCCGTCGTCGGGCTGCACCCGTCGCAGACCGAGCTGCTGCTGCGCCTCGGTCTCGCCGATTCCCTCGTCGGTCAAGCGCAGGCCACGGCCCAGAAGCTGCCGGCCGACGTCGCGGGCCTGGCAGCCGATGTGCCGGTCATCGGCGGAGACGCCCCGCCGAGCCGTGAGGAGCTGCTCGCCGTCGAACCCGACTTCGTCTACTCGCCCACCACCTACGAGTTCACCGCCGAGCAGGGCTTCGCCAGCATCCGGCAGCTCGCAGACGCCGGTGTCGCCGCGTACACCGCGACCGGCGGATGCTTCGACCGCCGCATGGAGGGCACCGTCGACGACCTCTTCATCGACCTCGACAACCTCGGCGCGATCTTCCACGTCGAGAAGGAGGCGAACGACCTGATCGCGTCGTCCCAGGCCGAGCTCGCCACCGTCGACACCGCGATCGAGGGGCAGGACCGCCCGCGCGTCGCGCAGATCTTCGTGGAGGGGACGACCCTCACCGCGATCGGCGCCGGTATCGAGTACGACATCCTGCAGCGCGCCGGTGCCGACAATGTCTTCACACCGGACGACCCCGCATTCGCCGACTTCTTCGCCGCCGAGATCACCCCGGAATCCCTCGCCGCCGAAGCACCCGATGCACTCGTTTTCGCGGTGACCGACTCCGCGCACGAGGCCGCTGTCCGCTCGTACCTCGCAGCGACCTTCCCCGACATGCCCGCCGTGCGCGACGGGCGACTGATCGCGGTGCCCTCGACCGACCTGTTCCCCGGCACGCTCGGCAACGTCTCGGCGGTGCGGCTGATCGCCGAGGAGCTCTACCCCGACGCGGTCTTCGACTGA
- the amiA gene encoding streptamidine family RiPP: MEKQILAEIEESEQLAHLSASHSNALVENPFD, encoded by the coding sequence ATGGAAAAGCAGATCCTCGCCGAGATCGAAGAGTCCGAGCAGCTGGCGCACCTGTCGGCATCGCACTCGAACGCACTGGTCGAGAACCCCTTCGACTGA
- a CDS encoding CocE/NonD family hydrolase, translating to MTPPRDARLHTVVADDGALLRGWAWEPAEPRGVVIIRTPYGAWRHGDTARAWTGRGYRCVIHDVRGRHSSDGEWHPYLAERSDGRAVVEAVRAENPGLPLVLSGGSYAAHTALEAARAADVDALVLLVPALGLAETAWDENGRPHLRHRIGWWHQHGRGARSQPPLTDEELAARVAWATEVGVHRAAEEWGWSRVALSGWRRLWSAPAVDLDRAYGALRAPLLLIRGDHDFFFADAGRLAAAWRGPVHLVDGPWGHRLAADIDDDEVRSRLRRAGGIGRVLDSWLAENGLPAEESAPVSAPASTAREQGPPGLRRTRSAFEPDTGRWRYERTA from the coding sequence ATGACCCCGCCGCGTGACGCCCGCCTCCACACCGTCGTCGCGGATGACGGCGCCCTGTTGCGCGGCTGGGCCTGGGAGCCCGCCGAGCCTCGGGGCGTGGTGATCATCCGCACGCCCTACGGGGCCTGGCGTCACGGCGACACCGCTCGCGCGTGGACCGGCCGGGGCTACCGCTGCGTGATCCACGACGTGCGCGGGCGACACTCATCCGACGGCGAATGGCACCCCTACCTCGCGGAACGCAGCGACGGACGCGCGGTGGTCGAGGCGGTCAGGGCCGAGAACCCCGGGCTCCCCCTCGTGCTGTCCGGCGGCTCGTACGCCGCGCACACCGCGCTCGAAGCCGCCAGGGCCGCCGACGTCGACGCGCTGGTGCTCCTGGTCCCCGCGCTCGGACTCGCCGAGACCGCCTGGGACGAGAACGGGCGCCCCCACCTGCGCCACCGGATCGGGTGGTGGCACCAGCACGGCCGGGGAGCGCGCTCCCAGCCGCCGCTGACCGATGAGGAGCTCGCGGCACGCGTCGCGTGGGCGACCGAGGTCGGCGTGCACCGGGCTGCCGAGGAGTGGGGCTGGTCGCGCGTGGCACTGTCCGGGTGGCGACGACTCTGGTCCGCCCCGGCCGTCGACCTGGACCGTGCGTACGGCGCGCTTCGTGCGCCGCTGCTGCTGATCCGCGGCGATCACGACTTCTTCTTCGCGGATGCCGGTCGGCTCGCTGCCGCCTGGCGAGGGCCCGTCCACCTGGTCGACGGTCCGTGGGGGCACCGGCTCGCGGCGGACATCGACGACGACGAGGTCCGCTCCCGGTTGCGCCGCGCAGGCGGCATCGGACGCGTGCTCGATTCCTGGCTCGCCGAGAACGGGCTGCCAGCGGAGGAGTCGGCGCCCGTGTCCGCGCCGGCATCCACCGCGCGCGAGCAGGGTCCGCCCGGGCTCCGCCGCACCCGATCCGCCTTCGAACCCGACACCGGTCGCTGGCGATACGAGAGGACAGCATGA